The Calothrix sp. PCC 7507 DNA segment CAACGCACTGGCTTGGCTACACAGACAAAACCTGCCTCCGCAGGTTAAAAAACCTTAATTTGACCTTAGTCCGCCTCCGCGGACTTCTCTGCGAGACGCTACGCGAACGCCTGTCTAGCCGCGAATTCTATTCGCTACGTCTTAAGTTGACACAGGTGGGCAGTGCCGTGCCCTTACCGATGTACCTCACGCTTGTTGAGAAACGCTATATATTCGCCCCAAACTTTTAAAACATCCTTTGATCTCGACGCTATGGTAAAAATGCACTTTGTTGATATTAATTAAGTATTATCATATACTGCTTTGAGTAACTTCTTAATATGTAAAAATATGTTCAAGTCGTGGGAGGTAAAACTCCGGAACTTGCGGGTTAAACTGCTAGGATATGTTCCTGATATTTTGCTTAAACCTGTTGCCGAATCTAGCGATGTTTTTAAGAAAATCTTACCCTATAACTTTTATATTTTGTTGAATATTCAAGATACATCTATCAGTCGTCCACTCTTGATAAAAGGTAGCTATGAACAAAGCGTATCAGAACTGTTTGTCAAATATCTCAAGCCAGATTCCTGTGTTATTGATATTGGAGCTAATATAGGCTATTACAGCTTACTGGCTGCTAGCCAATGTCCTCGCGGTAAAGTGTTGAGTTTTGAACCCGACAACAAGAATTTTCAACTATTGAAAACCAGTATTGCCTATAACCAATTTGAGGAAATTATCCAAGCCTATAATTTGGCTGTCAGCGACGCTAATAAAACTATTATTATTTCTGATCTTGGTAATACAGCCAATTCTGGGGCTAGGTTTACTGCTGAAGATGAAAATTTATTGAAATCCTTAATTTCTGCCCCAGATGCATACTTTCAAAAGATAGAAGCTATTCAACTTGATACTTTTTTAACAGAAATTAGAGTAGATGTAGTCAAAATTGATATTGAAGGACATGAACCCTATGCCATCTTGGGTATGCTGAATATTCTCAAGCGAGATCAGCCTATTATATTTGCAGAATTAGCGCCTTCCAATATCAAATTACTCGGTGGCATGGAAGCAGCAGATTTTTTACAGCTACTCCTAAATATTGGTTATCGCATTTCCCTAATCGAAAAGCGTGGTAATTTACTGGAATTTAACCAGGATATTCCGGCTGTTATGAGTTACTTTGGACAACAAAAAACTCATCATGTTGATATTTTATTAACAGTTTGATAGGGGTTCTCGTTTTGGTTCTGTATGCTCATACCTATTTTGTATGAAGATGCACATAATAATACCCCCCTGTAGTCCCCCCTTGGTAAGGCAGGGCTGTTTCGTTCCCTCTCAAACAGGATTTGTCAAGATGGTTAGCGATAAAAATCATAAGTATGGGTAACGATGAAACAGAATATTCAGCACATAAATAACAGTACGATTGTCTATTTTCTCGATACCCAGGTAGCAAAATCATCAATTTTATTTTGCTAGAACCCTTGATTTTTCAAGCTTCTTAGGGAATGAAACAGCCCTGCGATAGCCGGGGGGTGAATTATATGCCGCTTCACAAAGAAACGGTATCAGGCTTTTAATATTATTCCCAGCATATTGTGACTGCATGAATTACTGAAATGAGTAAGCAAATATGATCTGATAAAGTAACACAGCATAATGCAAAAGTTAGTAGTGAAGATTAATATTTATGCTTCACTACTAACTTTTAGTAACTAACTCGCTAACCTAAGCCCCGACAGCTTCCTTAGCTGCGTACAGCACCTCAGCATTGATTTCCTTAAAGCCGCGATCGCGTGCAAATTTCTCGGTGTTGCGCTTGACTTTACCACGCACAAATCCGGGAATTTTGTTCAATTCTGCTTGACCATCTTTAGTCCAATTCAAGTCAGATTCAGCCGAAATTCCTTTGGTAATGACTTCTTTGGTGTCGTGACCACCAAAAATTTCCAATAGGTGATCTTCCATTCCCAAAGTAAAGGAATTGTAGATCAAATCTGTCACCTGATTTGTACCTTCGTAACCCAAGAATGGTTTGTAACCAATGGGGAAGTTTTGCACGTGGATGGGTGCAGCAATCACACCGCAAGGGATGTCCAAACGCTTACCGACGTGGCGTTCCATTTGGGTACCGAAGATGGCGGAGGGTTCGACACGGGCGATCGCGTCCCCAATTGCGCCATGATCATCAGTAATCAGGACTTCATCACAATACTCGCTTACTTGTTCGCGGAACCAGTCTGCATCATATTTGCAGTAAGTCCCAGCCCAAACAACATGAATCCCCATTTCCCTAGTCAAAATTTTGGTGAGTGCCGCGGCGTGGGTATTATCGCCAAAAACCACAGCTTTTTTCCCAGTCAAGTTTTGACAGTCAATAGAACGGGAGAACCAAGCAGCTTGAGATACATGCAAGGTTTGCTCGTTAATAAAGTCTTCGTATTCAACCTCAGCACCTTGGGCGTTAATCACCTGCTGAATCTTGCGGATACAACGGGCAGTTTCCACTACACCCATCGGGGTGATATCTACGTAGGGTGTACCAAATTGTTCTTCTAGATAAATAGCTGTTTGTAAACCCAGTTCGCGGTAAGGTAGCAAGTTAAACCAAGCGCGAGGCAGATTCTTCAATTGGTTAACTGAAGCACCTTCGGGAATTATGGAATTCACCTCAATTCCCAAGTCAGCCATCAACCGTTTCAGTTCTGTGCAATCGTGTTGGTTATGGAAACCAAGGGTAGAAATACCAATGATGTTAACTGAAGGCTTGGCAGTTTTATCTGCTGGTAGTTCGCCCCGCTTACGGGCTTTCTCGATGTAGTATTGAACGATTTGATGCAGAGTGCGATCGGCGGCTTGCAGTTCGTTGTAGCGGTAGTGGTTCACATCCGCTAGCATCACATCCCCTTTGGCTTCCAGCTGGGCACGTTCGACAAAGTTGTGCAAATCTTCTTGCAGAATGCTGGAGGTGCAAGTAGGAGTTAAGACAATTAAATCTGGGTGTTCTTCAGCATCTTTGCGGGTGATGTTGTCTACCACCTTTTCTTGGGAGCCACGGGCTAAAACGTTGCGATCAACCACGCTAGTTGTCACCGGGGTGAAGTTTCTCTCCCGCGATAGCATGGAGCGCATGACGTTAAAATAGTCATCGCCGAGTGGGGCGTGCATGATGGCATGGACATTCTTAAAAGAACTGGCTATCCGCAGTGTGCCAATGTGGGCGGGGCCAGCATACATCCAGTAAGCCAATTTCATTACTGTTTCTCCCTTTTCAACTGAAATCACACGAGTCCGATCAGGAATGGACTATAAGTGCTTGATGATTAATTAAATCGTTTCTGATTTTCTCAAAACTTGTAGCCCTGATAAAGTGGGGGCTATTGTGGGTTTTTCATGGGGTGCGATCGCTCAAACCTCTTTACTGATAGGGATTCCACCTGCTACTTTAACAACATTACTGTTGTTTAACTTAAATAAATCTTATTGTTTTGGTACATATAGCAATCCACTTTGATTTTTGAACAAATCTAAGTATCTTTAGTATCTGTAGGTAGGGCTATGCCTAGTGGTTTGTCAATTTTGTTTTGAGGGGTTTTTGGTAGTGCGGGCCGAAAAGCCCGCGTGAGCGAGACGCTCACACTACAGTCCCTCATTTCAACCCTGACAGACTACTAGGCTGTTGACTTTGTACGAAGTTAGCTAAAAATTATCATGCAATTTTTGTGTTTACCGTAGGGGCATCGGCACTGCCGTGCCCTGATGAGAACGTTAACTACGACTATGATTTTGTCTGATGCATTTTGGGCTGAAAACTCTCAGAGTCAACACCCTAAGCTATGCCTTACAAAACCTGGATATGGTGGGCAATGCCCACCCTACGTATTTTTTCAAAAATCAAATAGGAATCCTATATGAACATCCGTTGTGAAACTCTATTAGACTACCCAGCGATAGCTGAGGCGAATATATTAGCATTTAAACAAGAGAATGAAGCCAAACTTGTTGAGGAAATTCGCAATTCTGACTGCTATATTCCAGAACTTTCTTTAGTAGCAGAAATTGCAGGTGCTGTAGTCGGGCACATTTTATTTAGCTACATCGATCTGGTGGGTGAAGAAACTCTACAAGTACTTGCTCTAGCACCTTTAGCAATTCATCCACAGTTCCAAAGACAAGGAATTGGTAGTGCATTAATAGCAGCAGGGTTAGAAAAAGCAGATATCAGAGGGGAAGCAATAGTGATTGTATTGGGTCATCCTCAATTTTATACTCGCTTTGGTTTTGAGCCATCAGTTCGTTATGAAATCGAGTCTCCTTTTCCAGTTCCAGATGATGTTTTTATGGTCAAACCACTACAAAGTTATCAACCTAAGTATAAAGGAAAGGTGATTTATCCACCTGCTTTTGGTGATGTTTGATATTAATTTCTAGCCCTGAAATAAATTACTTGCTCAAAACTATACTAGAACATTATATCGCGAGGTGTAAGGGCACGGCACTGCCGTGCCCCTACAGGTGTACCTAGGTCGGCAAATGCCATAAAGTATGTTGAAATTGATATCAAGCACCAGTAGAAATATCCTACAAAAAATGCTGATTATAATATAAAAAAATCACAACTATCACGAATTATCTAAGACCTTTGCTGAAATCACACCTTGGGATTCTAGCACAGCCGCAACTCTAAGAATTAACGCTTCGTTGTGAGGTGCAGCTATTAGTTGTACACCTAAAGGTAAAGAATTTGGGCGCTGAATTGGCACTGATAAAACAGGTAAGCCGATGAAAGATAAAGGCTGGGTGAATAAACCCAAATGGGGACGGACGAGAATTTCTTCCCCATCTAAAATCATCGTTTGTTGCCCAATTAATGGGGCTGTAATTGGTGTGGTAGGGGCAAGAATTACATCTACATTTTGAAAAATTTCTCGAATGCGATCGCTATACCATCTCCGAAACCGTTGTGCTTGCAAATACCATTGACTCGGTATTAACGCCCCAGCTAAAAAGCGATCGCGTGTTGCAGCATCAAAATCTTGAGGACGCGATTTTAACTTTTCTAAATGCAGATTTGCGCCCTCACTAGCCGTAATCACAAACGCAGCCGCCCTCGCACGGTGGGCTTCTGGTATCTTCACATACTCAGTTACATCTAGCGCACGGGCAACTTGTTCTACTGCTGCTAAAGCTTCCGGTGCTGCACCTTGCACAAAATAATCACCTGCGATCGCAATTTTGATACCAGAAATATCTTGATGGAGTTGCGATAAAACCAATTCAGGAGGACGCTTAGTACAAACGGGATCTTTCTCATCCTCTCCCTGAAGCAAATCAAACACCATAGCAATATCCCGCACCGAACGGGCAAAGGGGCCAATATGGTCAAAACTGGTAGAGAATAAAGCTACCCCAGCACGAGACAAGCGTCCGTAAGTTGGTTTCAAACCCAAAACCCCACACAACGCCGCCGGCACCCGAATCGAACCATTCGTATCAGAACCCAGCGTCAACGGCACCAAACCCGCCGCCACAGCCGCCGCCGAACCACCAGATGAACCCCCAGCTACCCGCTGTAAATCATGGGGGTTGTGAGTAGCACCATAATGGGAATTTTCTGTCACAAACCCATAGGCGTACTCATCCATATTTAAAGCGCCAACCAACACCGCACCCGCTTGTTTTAGCTTGGCTACCGCCGTCGCATCTTCAGTAGCTGGAGGATTTTCGGCATTAATTTTCGATCCCGCCAGAGTTGTCAAACCAGCGATATCAAAGAGGTTTTTCACAGCGAAAGGGACACCAGCTAACACACCGGGATTGTTACCTTGAGCAATTTCGCTATCAATTCTGGCTGCACCTACTAAAGCACTTTCAGCCATCACAGCCGTGAAACAATTAAGTTCCCGATCACGTGCAGCAATTTTAGCTAACGCCGCCTGCGTAACTTCCACCGCGCTAACCCTACCTTCCCTGACAGCCGTCGCAATGGATACAGCATCATTCATGGTTCAAACACAGGTGCTACTTCAACTTCTTCTGGGATGGGGAATGAGTTGATTAGTTGAGCGATCGCCTTTATTCTCTCAAAATTCGCCACCACCCCATCCCGATACTCATCCCTGATTTGCAAATCCAGCAACAACCCCATCTGATCCACATACTCCCCCACATCAAATTCTTTACTTTCCATCTCTCCTCTTTTTGTGGCTGATTACTCCAAATTTATCACCTCTGGCGGCAACACAAAAAAACCATCTTCCCCAGATTCAAAATCAATCACCCGAAACACCGCATCAATATTCAATTCACCATAAATATGAGGAAATAATTCTCCAATCTCCGCCTCCTCATAGCGAATTTCCGGTTTAACTTGATCGGCATCAATGCAAAGAATTACCAAATCCGTTTGATTAACAAAAAACCGATTAGCAACCTTAACTAATTGTGCTTTTTTTGAACAATGGATAAAGCCTTCAGTATTGAGTGAATCAGCAATATATCTACCCAAGTCTTTTGCTTGTTCCCATTGCTGGCGTTGCGTGATGTGTAGGATGGTGTTCATGTTGCTTGCATCATTTTGCGAATATCATCTAGAGGCGATTCAGGTTCAGCCGGTTCATCAGGCTCATCAGGGCAAAATTCTAAACCTATTTTATATTGGATTTGAGTGCCAACCCTAGGATTTGATGGAGGGGGAGGGATAATTTCTGTAGATATCCTTATTCTTAGTTTTCCTGGTTTCCATCCTGTTGAACTAACTCTTAAAATCCTACAGTTTATACCTTGACCATCAAATTTCCATATAATATCTTCTATTTTAAATAGTGCTTCTGGTATGGACACCAAGTAATTAGAATTAATATGATTATGAAACTTATTTGCAAAATCTGACCGTATTAATTCTTTGAATTGGCTGACAAGATATGTAGTGTTGTTAAATAACAATACATCACTATCACATTCTAATGGTTGGAAAATTTTATTCATATTTTAATCTTCTTAGTTAATTCCAAGTAATAATGAGTTGATAATTTCAACTCATTTCTAGTATATCCAGTAGGGTGGGCAATGCCTAGGGTGTTGACTCTGTGCCTTTTTTCGGGGTAAAAGTTCATACAGTTTTTGTGTCTTCATAATCAGCCGAAAATAACATTTTTCGTTTTGAGAGTGTAGATTGACCAAAAACTTCATCTAGCCATGCTTCAACCGAAGTAAAACTAATTGTTGAGAGTGCATTTTTAACAACAGCAGTGGTTAGATCGATAGTAGATAAACAGATGGTTAGTAACATCTGACCCATCTCTTTAAATGGACAGCGGGCAGAAAAATGCTTATATTTTCCAAACAATGATTCAATGACATCAGAAGTAGCTAAAAAAGTACCATGTCCTGTGATTTTGTTACATTGAACAGCCAAGTAATCAAAAATATTCTGTTGAAAATCAGAGAGACAATTATCAAGAAATATAGATTGATTCTGCTGAAAATAGTCCAGAGATTGATGACTAAATCCTGATTGTTTTAGTTGGGCTTCAACCCGGCGTGTTAATGACACCATTTGATGCCACTTCATTACGTCTAATTCATAATCAGCTAACCATCCTAATTTATCTCTTATTTTCTGAGTAATCATCAAAGGCTCGGCATCTGGCATTAATTTTAAGAGAGTTTCTGTCGGGGCATTTAACAGATGGATTGCCCAATCTGTCAAGATTTCCACATTAAAATAACGACACTGAGAACGTTGGGAAGGAGGAGATATAAAAGATAATTCTGTCTGTTGTAGTTTTTGCCTCGAAATATTACACTTTTGAATAAATGACTGATATCTATCATCCGTATCTAACTGACATTTCAAAAGCAAAGCCATTGCATGAGTTACATCATGAGTGTAAATTAATTCCGGATATTTTTGTTGATATAGCTTGATTCCACGAGCCAAGTCGCTACCATTGTCCGCAACTATTTGCACTGGCACACCCACTCTTTTACTTATTTTATCTAGCTGGTGTTCTATGAGTTCTCCTCTGGTAGAATCCATAATTTCTAATCCGAGAATTTCCACATCTTTGTGTGACACTCCTCTTTTTTTATCAATCACATTTGACTGAAGATTCTGCTGTGAAATTCCTAAAACCACTAAAGCTTTTTGTTTCCCTAATTCCACAGTTAAATCGACAATAAATATCCAATCATCTCGATATTCTTTTTCCCTTTTTAACTCATATATCCCGATTCTTCCTAACCATTTTCTGATACATGTGAAAGTAGGATTTGTCTGGGATTCCGAATTGTTAAATAACTCAAATACTTTCTCCGCTCCTCTAAGACTTATACCGCATTTCATCAAAAGTTCTAATGATTGCTGAATTGTTTTCGCGTCATAATGGTGACCTTTGATATTTAATTCTGTAGTCTCTATGTTTTCTCCTTCGGCTGACCAATCTTCTTTTTTTCTGATGACCCTCCTTCAATATTTTGTGATTTCAGTTTTGACTCTGCTGCCAGCGCACGGTTTTTCCATTCTTCCCTTGAATCTAATAAATCTCTCACCTTTATTTCTAATGCCCTAATCTTTTTATGTCTCAATAGAGCTTTTTCTTTCCAG contains these protein-coding regions:
- a CDS encoding GNAT family N-acetyltransferase; its protein translation is MNIRCETLLDYPAIAEANILAFKQENEAKLVEEIRNSDCYIPELSLVAEIAGAVVGHILFSYIDLVGEETLQVLALAPLAIHPQFQRQGIGSALIAAGLEKADIRGEAIVIVLGHPQFYTRFGFEPSVRYEIESPFPVPDDVFMVKPLQSYQPKYKGKVIYPPAFGDV
- a CDS encoding DUF4089 domain-containing protein; protein product: MESKEFDVGEYVDQMGLLLDLQIRDEYRDGVVANFERIKAIAQLINSFPIPEEVEVAPVFEP
- a CDS encoding Asp-tRNA(Asn)/Glu-tRNA(Gln) amidotransferase GatCAB subunit A, producing the protein MNDAVSIATAVREGRVSAVEVTQAALAKIAARDRELNCFTAVMAESALVGAARIDSEIAQGNNPGVLAGVPFAVKNLFDIAGLTTLAGSKINAENPPATEDATAVAKLKQAGAVLVGALNMDEYAYGFVTENSHYGATHNPHDLQRVAGGSSGGSAAAVAAGLVPLTLGSDTNGSIRVPAALCGVLGLKPTYGRLSRAGVALFSTSFDHIGPFARSVRDIAMVFDLLQGEDEKDPVCTKRPPELVLSQLHQDISGIKIAIAGDYFVQGAAPEALAAVEQVARALDVTEYVKIPEAHRARAAAFVITASEGANLHLEKLKSRPQDFDAATRDRFLAGALIPSQWYLQAQRFRRWYSDRIREIFQNVDVILAPTTPITAPLIGQQTMILDGEEILVRPHLGLFTQPLSFIGLPVLSVPIQRPNSLPLGVQLIAAPHNEALILRVAAVLESQGVISAKVLDNS
- the bchB gene encoding ferredoxin:protochlorophyllide reductase (ATP-dependent) subunit B, translating into MKLAYWMYAGPAHIGTLRIASSFKNVHAIMHAPLGDDYFNVMRSMLSRERNFTPVTTSVVDRNVLARGSQEKVVDNITRKDAEEHPDLIVLTPTCTSSILQEDLHNFVERAQLEAKGDVMLADVNHYRYNELQAADRTLHQIVQYYIEKARKRGELPADKTAKPSVNIIGISTLGFHNQHDCTELKRLMADLGIEVNSIIPEGASVNQLKNLPRAWFNLLPYRELGLQTAIYLEEQFGTPYVDITPMGVVETARCIRKIQQVINAQGAEVEYEDFINEQTLHVSQAAWFSRSIDCQNLTGKKAVVFGDNTHAAALTKILTREMGIHVVWAGTYCKYDADWFREQVSEYCDEVLITDDHGAIGDAIARVEPSAIFGTQMERHVGKRLDIPCGVIAAPIHVQNFPIGYKPFLGYEGTNQVTDLIYNSFTLGMEDHLLEIFGGHDTKEVITKGISAESDLNWTKDGQAELNKIPGFVRGKVKRNTEKFARDRGFKEINAEVLYAAKEAVGA
- a CDS encoding DUF952 domain-containing protein, coding for MNTILHITQRQQWEQAKDLGRYIADSLNTEGFIHCSKKAQLVKVANRFFVNQTDLVILCIDADQVKPEIRYEEAEIGELFPHIYGELNIDAVFRVIDFESGEDGFFVLPPEVINLE
- a CDS encoding FkbM family methyltransferase, translating into MFKSWEVKLRNLRVKLLGYVPDILLKPVAESSDVFKKILPYNFYILLNIQDTSISRPLLIKGSYEQSVSELFVKYLKPDSCVIDIGANIGYYSLLAASQCPRGKVLSFEPDNKNFQLLKTSIAYNQFEEIIQAYNLAVSDANKTIIISDLGNTANSGARFTAEDENLLKSLISAPDAYFQKIEAIQLDTFLTEIRVDVVKIDIEGHEPYAILGMLNILKRDQPIIFAELAPSNIKLLGGMEAADFLQLLLNIGYRISLIEKRGNLLEFNQDIPAVMSYFGQQKTHHVDILLTV
- a CDS encoding KGK domain-containing protein, which produces MNKIFQPLECDSDVLLFNNTTYLVSQFKELIRSDFANKFHNHINSNYLVSIPEALFKIEDIIWKFDGQGINCRILRVSSTGWKPGKLRIRISTEIIPPPPSNPRVGTQIQYKIGLEFCPDEPDEPAEPESPLDDIRKMMQAT